In the genome of Synergistaceae bacterium, one region contains:
- a CDS encoding EAL domain-containing protein, with the protein MDSLTNLLTRTEFHTKAAEIINSGKKGAAFVWLNLDNFKMFNSRFGYNHGDKLLREIANALTVIFPDDLIARFNDDNFVILTDWTTAETNIENIQAYIYAIHQNITLRLRAGIYLPSTSANNEDVRISCDRAKLACDSIRKNHSISSCMFHDEMSRELSMQQYILDNLDYAMKHDYIRTLYQPIVNLSDGKICEVEALARWNSPEHGFISPSDFIPTLEQYREIHKIDLHSLRQVCRDYKSRHDSGLQLLPVSINLSRLDFELCDIYSETEKILSSCNVPPEMIRIEITESVNEDDTALLNLGIEKFRASGHEIWMDDFGTGYSSLNVLKDYNFDTVKFDMEFLNGFDINKSDKAKYIISSSLSMARLMGMKALAEGVETSEQLEYLTSIGFDMAQGYYFGKPMTLNEIFTLERSAQ; encoded by the coding sequence ATGGACTCATTGACAAATCTTTTAACGCGCACAGAATTTCACACTAAGGCAGCAGAAATAATTAATTCCGGCAAAAAGGGAGCTGCTTTCGTGTGGCTGAATCTCGACAATTTCAAAATGTTTAACAGCAGATTCGGCTATAATCACGGCGATAAATTATTGCGTGAGATTGCAAATGCTTTGACCGTAATTTTTCCTGATGATCTAATTGCGCGCTTCAACGATGACAATTTTGTGATTCTTACGGACTGGACGACGGCCGAGACTAATATCGAGAACATTCAAGCATATATTTACGCAATACATCAAAATATTACGCTGAGACTTAGAGCCGGAATTTATTTACCTTCAACGAGCGCAAACAATGAGGACGTGCGAATCTCCTGCGACCGCGCAAAATTAGCCTGCGACAGTATACGCAAGAATCATAGTATTAGCTCCTGCATGTTTCATGACGAAATGAGCCGTGAATTATCAATGCAGCAATATATATTAGATAATCTTGATTACGCAATGAAGCACGATTATATCAGGACACTTTATCAGCCGATTGTGAATCTTTCTGACGGGAAAATTTGCGAGGTTGAAGCCCTTGCACGCTGGAACAGTCCCGAACACGGTTTTATTTCGCCTTCAGACTTTATCCCGACTCTTGAGCAGTATAGAGAGATTCATAAAATAGATTTGCACTCATTAAGGCAGGTTTGCAGGGATTATAAATCAAGACATGACTCAGGGCTGCAATTATTGCCGGTTTCTATAAATTTATCGCGCTTAGATTTTGAGTTATGCGACATTTACAGCGAGACAGAAAAAATTTTATCGTCCTGCAATGTCCCTCCCGAAATGATTAGAATCGAAATAACAGAAAGCGTAAACGAGGACGACACAGCATTATTGAATCTCGGCATAGAAAAATTTAGAGCTTCCGGACATGAAATTTGGATGGACGATTTTGGCACGGGCTATTCGTCATTAAATGTGCTGAAAGATTATAATTTCGACACAGTAAAATTTGATATGGAATTCTTGAACGGTTTTGACATAAATAAATCTGACAAAGCAAAATATATTATCAGTTCGAGTCTCTCAATGGCTCGTCTAATGGGCATGAAGGCGCTTGCTGAAGGTGTTGAGACCTCCGAACAGTTAGAATACTTGACATCAATAGGCTTTGACATGGCGCAGGGATATTATTTCGGCAAACCCATGACGCTTAATGAAATTTTTACACTCGAAAGGAGCGCACAATAA
- a CDS encoding type II secretion system protein: MKKDNKSRKGFTLVELLIVIVVIGILSAMMMLSSTEAMSSARAAKIISDLRNLKTAVIAWYVDHPDLVDTATGKVREKITNNNNDWKAIQNLVNNGNDKLGMKKYLNNENWSFNEGNSGENPIKEGGYGICDGGSTAGTKDEANRTSWFVGYRFAANEDSVKEKLYGRAKSLGLVFSNNTPNNYQSGKVNNAKGDKVVWMRVFGDYQVTTIYE; encoded by the coding sequence ATGAAGAAGGATAATAAATCACGTAAGGGCTTCACACTTGTTGAGCTCTTAATAGTCATTGTCGTAATTGGGATTCTTTCGGCTATGATGATGCTTTCGAGTACTGAGGCTATGAGCAGTGCAAGGGCTGCTAAAATTATTTCCGACCTGCGGAATCTCAAGACAGCCGTAATAGCTTGGTATGTAGATCACCCTGATTTAGTCGATACAGCAACCGGCAAAGTCAGAGAAAAAATTACTAATAATAATAATGACTGGAAGGCGATTCAGAATTTAGTTAATAACGGTAATGACAAATTAGGTATGAAGAAATACCTCAATAATGAAAATTGGAGCTTTAACGAAGGAAATAGCGGAGAAAATCCGATTAAAGAGGGCGGTTACGGTATTTGCGACGGAGGTAGCACAGCAGGTACTAAAGACGAAGCAAACAGAACAAGCTGGTTTGTTGGCTATAGATTTGCAGCTAACGAAGACTCCGTAAAAGAAAAACTCTATGGTCGGGCAAAGTCTCTCGGTCTAGTTTTCTCAAATAATACGCCTAATAACTACCAATCCGGCAAAGTAAACAATGCTAAAGGTGATAAAGTTGTCTGGATGAGAGTCTTCGGAGACTATCAGGTAACAACTATTTACGAGTAA
- a CDS encoding DNA-binding protein, giving the protein MQFRRFGNKFFVRMDKGEEIISTLEDFCVKEKITLAEVKALGAVENFEVGLFDINEKKFHSNKFDFPAEITSLWGTITTKDGKVYSHIHMSAANKDGQVFGGHLVKATVSATFEMLIDDISEGSTNNYVVERKFNDSIGLNLFEFLD; this is encoded by the coding sequence ATGCAGTTCAGGCGGTTCGGAAATAAATTTTTTGTGAGAATGGACAAGGGCGAGGAAATAATTTCAACTCTCGAAGATTTTTGCGTCAAAGAAAAAATTACTCTCGCTGAAGTTAAAGCACTCGGAGCAGTTGAAAATTTTGAGGTCGGACTCTTTGACATCAACGAGAAAAAATTTCACTCAAATAAATTCGATTTTCCCGCAGAAATTACAAGTTTATGGGGCACAATCACAACTAAAGACGGCAAAGTTTATTCACATATTCACATGAGCGCAGCAAATAAAGACGGTCAAGTTTTCGGCGGCCATCTCGTTAAAGCAACAGTAAGCGCAACTTTTGAAATGCTTATTGACGATATTTCAGAGGGCAGCACTAATAATTACGTCGTCGAACGCAAATTTAATGACTCTATCGGGTTAAATTTATTTGAATTTCTTGACTAA
- a CDS encoding diaminopimelate epimerase encodes MKFTKMHGCGNDYIYVDCFHEKINNPEQLAIKISDRHFGVGSDGLILIQPSKNADAFMQLYNADGSAGTMCGNGIRCTAKFIYDHGIISPDKRKTFIDTPAGVKEIALTVENGRVSSASVDMGKAQITSDLPENIIVHDMNLKFIGAYTGTEHAVYFIEDNPQLIDIFKWPDSKFAIEGDYFETHKRFPRRVNSEFIEIISRSEINMRVYERGSGETLACGTGATAAAFAGFKAGKLDSDVLIHLRGGDLQIKIFPDDKYLMTGPAVEVFTGEYNAD; translated from the coding sequence ATGAAATTTACAAAGATGCACGGCTGCGGTAATGATTATATTTACGTTGACTGCTTTCACGAGAAAATAAATAATCCTGAACAGCTGGCAATAAAAATTTCTGACAGGCATTTTGGAGTCGGCAGCGACGGACTAATTTTGATACAACCTTCAAAGAATGCAGACGCTTTTATGCAGTTATACAATGCAGACGGTTCGGCCGGTACAATGTGCGGAAACGGAATCAGGTGCACGGCAAAATTTATTTACGATCACGGCATAATCTCACCTGACAAGCGGAAAACTTTTATTGATACACCTGCAGGCGTGAAGGAAATTGCTTTAACGGTCGAAAATGGGCGGGTCTCAAGCGCAAGTGTTGACATGGGCAAGGCGCAAATTACGAGCGATTTACCCGAAAATATTATAGTTCACGACATGAATCTAAAATTTATAGGAGCTTACACCGGCACAGAACACGCAGTATATTTCATTGAAGACAACCCGCAGTTAATTGACATATTCAAGTGGCCTGACTCAAAATTTGCGATAGAAGGCGATTATTTCGAGACTCATAAAAGATTCCCACGCCGCGTAAATTCGGAATTTATAGAAATTATTTCGCGTTCAGAAATAAATATGCGTGTCTATGAACGTGGCAGCGGTGAGACTCTTGCGTGCGGGACTGGTGCGACTGCGGCGGCGTTTGCAGGCTTTAAGGCTGGAAAATTGGACTCAGACGTATTAATACACTTGAGGGGCGGAGACTTGCAGATAAAAATTTTTCCCGATGATAAATACTTAATGACGGGGCCTGCTGTCGAAGTCTTCACGGGCGAATACAATGCAGATTAA
- a CDS encoding type II secretion system protein, with translation MKKKFYARKGFTLVELLIVIVVIGILSAMMMLSSTEAMSSAKASNIASNLRNLKTATLAWYADHTDWVSPDLKVSGGKEIESIVGTESGKANILKYFNNEGSMVLNGQPTAGEYGVRSATISSKRGWYVGYTFANNETSVREKLAGRAKTLGLKFGSNTASSLSDTPGDNMTVWMKVLGEAE, from the coding sequence ATGAAGAAAAAATTTTATGCGCGCAAGGGGTTCACGTTGGTCGAGTTATTGATCGTTATAGTGGTAATCGGTATTCTGTCCGCTATGATGATGCTTTCGAGTACGGAGGCAATGAGCTCGGCTAAGGCTTCAAATATAGCAAGCAATTTACGTAACTTGAAGACGGCGACTTTGGCATGGTATGCGGATCATACGGACTGGGTTTCTCCGGATTTGAAGGTGTCAGGCGGAAAAGAAATTGAAAGTATAGTAGGAACAGAGTCTGGTAAAGCAAATATTCTCAAGTACTTTAACAATGAAGGCTCTATGGTTCTTAATGGCCAGCCAACTGCTGGTGAGTATGGTGTACGTTCTGCTACTATAAGTAGTAAGAGAGGTTGGTATGTGGGATATACATTCGCAAACAATGAGACCAGCGTTAGAGAAAAACTCGCCGGACGAGCAAAGACTCTTGGACTAAAATTTGGCAGTAATACTGCTAGCAGCCTATCTGATACTCCTGGAGATAACATGACTGTATGGATGAAAGTTTTAGGAGAAGCTGAATAA
- a CDS encoding aminotransferase class III-fold pyridoxal phosphate-dependent enzyme: MNTRSLDENFIVNAYNRFEVEIASGSNSLIYDSDGREYIDMGSGIGVNLFGAADEEWRNAVIAQLEKIQHTSNLYYNEPCARLAEMLCKRSGMSRVFFSNSGAEANECAIKAARKFSADTKGDNYFTIITLWNSFHGRTITTLAATGQEHYHELYQPLTPGFVHAHAGNIDELEKLSQENKLAAIMIECIQGEGGVVALTHEYAEAIKKFVREKNILLIIDEVQAGNGRTGKLFSYEHYGFEPDIVTVAKGLGGGLPIGATLFNAKVQNVFNHGDHGSTFGGNPVICAGACNILSRIDDDLLNEVTRKGEILREILADFNPTGIGLMLGVKPSRPSREAAQECINNGVLCTTAKDKLRLLPPINIPESLLVKAGKVIAQACK; encoded by the coding sequence ATGAACACACGTTCACTTGACGAAAATTTTATAGTCAATGCTTATAACCGTTTTGAAGTTGAGATTGCGTCGGGGTCTAACTCATTGATTTATGACTCTGACGGGCGCGAATATATTGACATGGGAAGCGGTATCGGCGTTAATTTGTTCGGTGCTGCCGACGAAGAATGGCGTAATGCAGTTATTGCCCAGCTCGAAAAGATTCAGCACACTTCTAATTTGTATTATAACGAACCTTGCGCGAGACTTGCCGAAATGCTTTGCAAACGTTCAGGAATGAGTCGCGTTTTTTTCTCGAACTCAGGAGCAGAAGCTAACGAGTGCGCCATCAAAGCCGCTAGAAAATTTTCAGCCGACACAAAAGGAGATAATTATTTTACGATTATTACTCTATGGAACAGCTTTCACGGCAGGACAATAACGACTCTTGCAGCAACGGGACAAGAACATTATCACGAATTATATCAGCCTTTAACGCCGGGATTTGTGCACGCTCATGCAGGAAATATTGACGAGCTCGAAAAACTTTCACAAGAAAATAAACTTGCAGCAATCATGATAGAGTGCATACAAGGTGAGGGCGGAGTCGTAGCTTTGACTCATGAATATGCAGAGGCGATAAAAAAATTTGTCCGCGAGAAAAATATTTTGCTGATAATTGATGAAGTCCAAGCGGGCAACGGCAGAACGGGAAAATTATTTTCTTACGAGCATTACGGATTTGAACCCGATATTGTAACAGTCGCAAAAGGTCTCGGAGGAGGACTCCCAATCGGCGCGACGTTATTTAATGCGAAAGTTCAGAACGTTTTTAATCACGGGGATCACGGCTCAACGTTCGGCGGGAATCCTGTAATTTGTGCAGGAGCCTGCAATATTTTATCGCGCATTGACGACGATTTATTGAATGAAGTAACGAGAAAAGGCGAAATTTTGCGTGAGATTCTAGCAGATTTTAACCCGACCGGTATAGGCTTAATGCTGGGGGTAAAACCTTCGAGACCATCACGAGAGGCCGCGCAAGAATGCATTAACAACGGAGTATTATGCACAACTGCAAAGGATAAATTACGATTATTACCGCCTATAAATATACCTGAAAGTTTGTTAGTGAAGGCAGGAAAAGTTATCGCACAAGCCTGCAAGTAA
- a CDS encoding radical SAM protein — translation MQINHVESSSILTRSNLPVSDYSANPYIGCSHACKYCYASFMKRFTNHPEEWGEFVDIKTWPPLKAGKYNGKEIFLSSVTDPYQPLEEKFCRTRKLLEELQGSGAKISIATKSDLILRDLDLIKTFKNPRVSWSINTLDEKFRASMDRAVSIERRLNAMKIFHESGIRTTCFISPIFPGITDVKAIITRAKDICNLVWLENLNLRGNYKPVILNWIHANRPELDSLYHAIYTRKDLGYWQALDEEIKIFARDNGLDYVRNDDSFNRPFDAPPIIVNYFYHEQLVKH, via the coding sequence ATGCAGATTAATCACGTAGAATCAAGCAGCATTTTAACGCGTTCAAATCTGCCGGTCTCTGATTATTCAGCGAATCCCTATATAGGCTGCTCACACGCTTGCAAATATTGTTATGCCTCATTCATGAAGAGATTCACGAATCACCCTGAGGAATGGGGCGAATTTGTTGACATAAAGACTTGGCCTCCACTCAAAGCGGGCAAATATAACGGCAAAGAAATTTTTTTATCGTCAGTAACAGATCCGTATCAGCCTCTCGAAGAAAAATTTTGCAGAACTAGAAAATTGCTTGAAGAATTACAGGGCAGCGGCGCAAAAATAAGTATTGCAACAAAGTCAGATTTAATTTTGCGAGATTTGGACCTGATAAAGACCTTCAAGAATCCGCGAGTCTCATGGTCGATTAACACTCTTGATGAAAAATTTCGTGCCTCAATGGATAGAGCCGTGAGCATTGAACGAAGATTAAACGCTATGAAAATTTTTCATGAGTCAGGTATTCGAACGACCTGTTTTATTTCGCCGATTTTTCCGGGAATTACTGATGTTAAAGCAATAATCACCCGCGCTAAAGATATTTGCAATTTAGTGTGGCTTGAAAATTTGAATCTCAGGGGAAATTATAAGCCGGTTATATTGAACTGGATTCACGCGAACAGGCCGGAATTAGACTCGCTTTATCACGCAATTTACACACGAAAAGATTTAGGCTACTGGCAGGCACTCGACGAGGAGATAAAAATTTTTGCGCGCGATAATGGACTTGATTATGTCAGGAACGATGACTCATTTAATAGGCCATTTGACGCACCGCCGATAATTGTAAATTATTTCTATCATGAGCAGTTAGTCAAGCATTAA
- a CDS encoding type II secretion system protein, whose protein sequence is MKKKYYSRKGFTLVELLIVIVVIGILSAMMMLSSTEAMSSAKASNIASNLRNLKTAALAWYTDHVDLVTADGRVKTKVTDADNNAKPFQEQNKDDALEIAKYFNNEDSISINGGEGNDPIKAGGYGICDAGGTNRNTWYVGYKFASNEDSIKEKLKGRLKTLGMILRGNTPNNSGETVIWLKVMGEWSPSSN, encoded by the coding sequence ATGAAGAAAAAATATTATTCACGCAAAGGCTTCACACTTGTTGAGCTCTTAATAGTCATTGTCGTAATTGGGATTCTTTCGGCTATGATGATGCTTTCAAGCACAGAGGCAATGAGCTCGGCAAAGGCTTCAAATATTGCGAGTAACTTGCGGAATCTCAAGACGGCAGCGCTTGCATGGTATACAGATCATGTGGATCTAGTTACCGCAGATGGCAGAGTAAAGACAAAAGTAACTGATGCAGATAATAATGCTAAGCCATTTCAAGAGCAGAATAAGGACGACGCACTTGAGATCGCTAAATACTTCAATAATGAAGACTCAATTTCGATTAACGGAGGGGAGGGCAATGATCCTATAAAAGCTGGCGGTTACGGAATTTGCGATGCAGGTGGAACAAACAGAAACACGTGGTATGTAGGCTATAAATTTGCTTCGAATGAGGACTCCATTAAAGAAAAGCTCAAGGGCAGGTTAAAAACTTTGGGAATGATCTTGCGCGGAAACACTCCGAACAACTCCGGCGAAACTGTAATATGGCTTAAAGTCATGGGAGAATGGTCACCCTCCAGTAATTAG